Genomic DNA from Trichocoleus desertorum ATA4-8-CV12:
AAAGGGATGCCATGAAGCAAGAGGCCACCGCAGGGCACCGGGAAGAATGTTTAGGTATAGAGCAGGCAGAGGCAATTACCGATGCAGAAGCTGCCGTTCTAGAGCAGCAACGAGCGAAGACTGATACGGAACGATTTCAACTTCGCAAGCATCAGCTCCATCAACGTTATGGCATTGAGGTGACGGGTGACTTAGCCGAGAAGGATGACAATGGTTGGCTGCCTCAACTTCGCCTGCACTACTACTTATCCCTTGGTCGCCAGTACTTGGAGGAGCGAGACAGTCGTATTTTGCAAAACGCGATCGCGAGTGGCAATGGCACAGTCTGGCTGCCTGACTTGAAAGGGTCCTTACTGATTCAGCAGATTGTTGGAATGGAGCGCCTAGGCATTCTGGAGTTGTTGCGTCCGGACCGTGAACTGCGTAACTCCGATACAGACTTGATTCAGCTGAAAGAGAGGCTGACGGTCAACGAATGGCAGACGAAAGCGCTATTTGGCATCAAAATTAATCCCAATGCCTCCCCCGTCACCATTACCCGGCAGATGTTAAAGAAGTTAGGGCTACGGCTGGAGATGATAGGACAGCCTGGGCAGAGAGGCAAACAGACACGAGTGTATCAAGTTGTGGGGCACGAAGATGGTCGAGAGGCTGTTTTTGCGGCATGGCTCGCTCGAGATGCGGCTAGAGTTGCTGAAGTGTATCCTTCTGATACGGTAAACAGTGACCGTAATAATAAAGGAACAGCGTTATTGTTTTCCTCTTCCAATTCTCTAGCTGCTTGGTTTAAGCCTGATTGTTTAAGCGACGTACAGGAAATGGTGGCAGCAGCGAAAGATGATCCAGCCCTGCTAACGGAGGTTTTCAAACTAGTGCCGCCGCCGGTCCTGAAGCATTTGGGATTCGTGGCATGAACTTCTACGGATTGAATAAGCCTAAATCAGATGCTGCACAGCACAGTTGAATCATCCTCGACGAGAGGCCAAGGAACTCTTTTGGGTTGCTAAGCCACTAGACTGTGCTTCTGATGCAGTGCCATCTTTTATGGAATGGCAAGAGTAGGAAAGCAGCAGATTTAGCGATTCGTAAGGTTCCCTGCTAGAAAAAGGCGAGCGATCGCTGGAGCCAAAAGAGTTCAATACTTTAGCGAGTTGCATTGTTTAACACAGGCAAGGAGGAGCACCCCTCCCTCTGATGACCCAGAAGTAAGCGATCGCTGATAGGAAAAGGCAGGATTTTTAATTATGAGCAGCCAATCATAATTGTCATTTCACACCCATTACTTCTGCGGTACGATAGGCTTGTTCAATCAAGTTTTTTTAGCTTCTGTATTTGGGTCTGTTACGAGGACCAGACCACTTTTAAAACGACGCAGAGCTGTTCCCGTCTTGCACCAATTCCGGCTTTGCTGCCAACGCTGTCCACTCTGATGTAACACTTGCCAAATTGTGTAAGTACTCAGCCTTGCAATGCTGCCAAAGGCCATTGGCAAGCGCCGTCCACAGCAAGATCTGGTTGTTGCTGTGCCACCTCAAGAATTGGCTGGCGTTGTGGAGCCTCATACAGGAACTTGGCTCCACCCCTACGACGAGGCGTTAACCCCGCTAATCCCTCATTGTTAAATCGCTCCACCAATTGAGCTACCGCATCTCCTGAACGTCGTCCACAGGCATGAGCAGCAGCGGTATAACTGTGTCCTTGAGAAACGGCAGGTAGAGCTTTTGCACGAGCTACACGGCTGGTTGATTCACTGGTCGCACGAGCAATTCGTTCTAGCTCCTGTTGTTCTTTAGGGCTCAGATCCCGCAAGGGGTGTTTCTGGCGACGAGTCATGGCGATTTGGCCTAGAGGACGCTTCTAGCCTGACAAAGTTTGCAAAAAATGGCTATCCTCATGCCAAATGCCCTACTAGTTTTTATAGTGACAATCTAAACACACCGCACTCCTGATACCATCTTTTCTACTACTCAATGCCAACGGCATTAAAAGCTTTATCAACAGCCACAAGCTTCTCATCCCGAGATGGATCTCCTCGAAAAAGGCTATAGGCAGATAGTTTGACACCCCGCCTACTATCACTGAATCCAGATGTCCGAGATAGATGTTGAGTAAGAGCAAGATAGAAAATCTGAATAACAGACTTTGGGTCGAACAAGAACTCTCCACTATCTGCCTTAGCAGTGAGAAGATTATAAGCTACCTTGTTATGAATTCCGCTATTCGTGTGTACTCCGCCGTGGTCGTTCATTGTCTGAACGTAGTTATCCATATGCTCTGGTTGATTGTATCGGGGCGGACTACTTAAGTCCCGCATCGGAATACCAGTCTCATCCAGATCTTCCCCCATCTCCCAGTTCCATGCGCTAAGATTCGGTTCGTGAAAGTTAGAGATAATGATCCCGAAGATATCTGAGTAAGATTCGTTTAAGGCACCGGACTGTCCCTGGTACTGGAGCCGACTCGTACGATCAGTGAGCCCATGGCAAATCTCGTGGGCAACTACATCCATAGCGGCAGCATAAGACCGTAGATCAGTTCCGACCCTTCGCTGCCCATATACCATTTGACTACCGATCCAGGCAGCATTTCGCCACTCTTTGTTGGTTGCGTCTGTGCTGTGTCGCCAGTATCGACAGTTAACACTAGAGACAAACGGTTCACCCTGATTATCGAGACCGTTCCGTCGAAGCACTTCTCGAAGGAAGCGGGCAACTTCGGTA
This window encodes:
- a CDS encoding helix-turn-helix domain-containing protein, coding for MTRRQKHPLRDLSPKEQQELERIARATSESTSRVARAKALPAVSQGHSYTAAAHACGRRSGDAVAQLVERFNNEGLAGLTPRRRGGAKFLYEAPQRQPILEVAQQQPDLAVDGACQWPLAALQG